The genomic window CTAAAGGGGGCCTTAAGGGCCATGGTATTTTACTCCTGTGCAGGTGCAAAACTTAAATTTTCAAACGATGTGTATGAGCCAACCCAGGCGAGTTTGGCCGTACCTGTTTCACCGGCCCTATTTTTTCCAACAATTATTTCAGCGATACCTTTTTCATTGGTATTTGGATTGTAGACTTCATCGCGATAAACCATCATAACAATATCTGCATCTTGTTCTATCGAGCCAGATTCTCTGAGATCAGAGACAATTGGTCTTTTATTAGGCCTAGCTTCTACAGCACGGTTGAGCTGAGAAAGAGCGATAATGGGACATTCGAGTTCTTTGGCGAGATTTTTTAGTCCCCTTGAGATTTCAGAAATTTGTTGTTCCCTAGAAGGATTATTTGAGGCCGATTTCATAAGCTGGAGGTAATCAATAACGATCATTCCGAGACCAGAATCTGCTTTAATTTTTCGACACTGTGATTGAATGTCGAAAAGAGTGATATTTGCAGAGTCATTTATGAAAACAGGAAAAGTAGAAATTTCTTTAACGGCCTCTCCGATACTTCTTAAATCTGTGTCTAAGAAGTTTTTGGTTCTCATTCTTTTTGAATCAACTTTGGCCCTAGATGAGAGAACTCTTGAGCTGAGTTCGTTTGCTAACATTTCCAGAGAAAAAATGGCGACAGGAAGTCCGGTTCTTTCACAGGCATTTATGGCCAGATTAAGTGCCAAGGAAGTTTTTCCCATTGCGGGTCTTGCCGCTAAGATAATCAGTTGTCCTGCTTGCAATCCAAGGAGGAGTTGATCAAGTTTAGGGTATCCAGTTGATATCCCCTGTATTTCACCAGTCTGTCTTGAAGTGTCTTCTAAATCTTTAAGATTTGATTTTAGACATTCGTTAATTCTAACCATCCCTCCAGATTTAGCGTCGTTTGTGAGTTTAAAAAAGCTACTTTCAACATCCTGAATAAAGTCTTCTACTTTTCCAGAAAAGCTCATTCCATGCTCTGCAACTCTCATCGCAGTTTGGACAATTTTTCTAAGGGATGATTTGTCTCTTACAATTTTGGCGTAGTGATAAATATTGGCAGAGCTGGCCTGATCCTCAACAATATTTAAAATAGCGCTTTGTCCTCCGACTTGATCTAATTTACCTAGATCAGTGAGTTTTGAGCATACTGTTACGTAGTCAATTGGTTGATTATTAATAACCAGGTCTTTAATAACTTCAAATACAGTTCCATATTGTGGGTGATAGAAATCATCTTTAGAAAGTTCTAAATCAAAGATTTCATCAAAGACTGAGCCATCAATAATCAAACAACCAAGTAGAGATTTTTCAGCAAGAAGGTCATGTGGAGCTTCTTTAATTTGAGACATGAGTAGATTCCTTCTTCAGAAAAATTGAACCCCAGGTGAGAGATCACCTGGGGTAAAAATTAAGCTTGAACTTCTTCTTGTACTTCTTCAGCAGTTGCTTCATCCGTAGCTTGTGCTTCAGCATCGGCCTTAGCTTTCGC from Halobacteriovoraceae bacterium includes these protein-coding regions:
- the dnaB gene encoding replicative DNA helicase — protein: MSQIKEAPHDLLAEKSLLGCLIIDGSVFDEIFDLELSKDDFYHPQYGTVFEVIKDLVINNQPIDYVTVCSKLTDLGKLDQVGGQSAILNIVEDQASSANIYHYAKIVRDKSSLRKIVQTAMRVAEHGMSFSGKVEDFIQDVESSFFKLTNDAKSGGMVRINECLKSNLKDLEDTSRQTGEIQGISTGYPKLDQLLLGLQAGQLIILAARPAMGKTSLALNLAINACERTGLPVAIFSLEMLANELSSRVLSSRAKVDSKRMRTKNFLDTDLRSIGEAVKEISTFPVFINDSANITLFDIQSQCRKIKADSGLGMIVIDYLQLMKSASNNPSREQQISEISRGLKNLAKELECPIIALSQLNRAVEARPNKRPIVSDLRESGSIEQDADIVMMVYRDEVYNPNTNEKGIAEIIVGKNRAGETGTAKLAWVGSYTSFENLSFAPAQE